The window GGCCAGACTACGCACTGGAAGCATCGGTAAAACATGGTCATTACCAAATTACACAGTTTCTGATCCGCAGAGGAGCTGATGTAAACTCTTATGGAAAAAAACATCTCCAAATTCCACCTTTTCTACAAGCTGTAGAAAATGATGATATTGAAACTGCACGCCTTCTAATTAATAGTGGTGCCCGTGTTGATACCGTTCATAATGGATACAATGCTCTTTACAGGGCAGTATCAAATGGTAATAAAGAAATTGTAAAATTGCTGCTTGCTTACGGAGTATGCAAATATTCTTCAGATAATGAGGGTACCCATCTTAAAGAAGCATTGAAACAACGTGATGATCGGGAGATTTTTGATATACTGGGATTTGACTATGAAATAATCATGAGTGAAACTGAGCAATATGTAAACAATGATCCAACTTTACGACCTGAAGAACTTTTGTGTGATGATCTTTCCGGATACTACAACCTATACAACATTCTTAAAAAAAAGACATTAGATGCTTATGGAGCCGATCTTAATACCATTTGTTATGGCTCTTCAGTATATGATATCATCATGAATTCAGGTTACTATGAAGCGATCAAGCTGATTCTAAAAGATGGTGCAGATCCCAACATTATAAATCTAAGGTCAAGAAACAGAGGCACTCCTCTTTTAACTGCGATACAAAATAACAATAAACTAATCGCTTTTCTTCTACTTGAATACGGGGCTGATCCCAATATTGCAAACAGGCACGGTGAGACTCCCTTAATGTTTGCTGTTCAAAATGGATTTGTGGATCTTGCTGCAACCCTTATAGAAGCTGGTGCAGATGTGTTTGCTGTTTCAACTCCACGAGACAACAGGGAAGAAATCAACGTCGCTTCTGTTGCTGAAAACAAGATTCAGTTTTTGCCGATTCTGAACAATTCCGGTTTACAAGATATCAGTTTAAACCAATTCTATAACGCGGTTGTTTCCGGGAAATTAAGAAGTATTACAGAACATGTCCCACTTTTTAAGGAAAGAAACAATCCTGAATACAAAAATTCCCAAGCGCTCTGGTGGGCATCCAGTCCAGTTGTGGTTAAAAAGCTGTTGGAATTAGGATATGATCCTGACATAAGAAACAAAGAAGGTATAACCTATTTTATGTACACTGTTCAAAAGGGACGGTTTAAAACTGCAGAACTTCTCCTCAGGCACGGTGCAGATATCAATGCATTTTCCCACGATACCGACAGATATTCCAGGTTAAAAGGCAATGCTCTTATGCAGGCTGTTAAATCAAGGAAATACACTACCGTTAGCTGGCTCCTTAAAAACGGAGCTGATCCAAATCTTGAAAACAAAGAGGACGATTTTCACACAGCTCTGTCATACGCAGTCCAGAGGGGAAATGAGCAAATCGCCTCGCTTTTATTGGAGTATGGTGCGAAAATACCGGTAGAAACAGAAAAAATCCATTCGCTCATACAACGTGCTATCAGTAATGATGTGTTAAGTATAGTACAGGCTATTTTTGAAGATGAACTTTTGCATTCAACAGCTTTTAAAAAACGCTCTTCTTCTGATTCTCCTGATGCTCGCAATCAGATGAATATTTTCTCCAGACCCTCCAGGTGTTACTATACAGAGCACCTCACGAATGCAGTCTCCCAAATCAGACCACGCCATGTATTTCTTATTATCGAGCATGGAGCTGATTCATTGCATTCAAACATAAGTGCTATGCCTCTGAGGAAAGCCCTTGAGAAACATAGACATTCAAGAGACAAAGATTCCATAAACCAGATTATATCCAGGCTTCTTATAGAGGGTATCTTTTCAACAGATGCAATTGAGGATATAGAAAACGCACTTGTATGGGCAGTAAATGAAAATTTTCCAGAAGCTGTCCAAGCAGTCTTAAAACGCATGGAAAATACAGAGCATTTTAAACAAACAATTTCCTCCATGCTCAAGGTTTCAATTGCAACTGGCAACGTAAAGCTTACAAATCAAATGTTGGATTATGTTTTTACCGAAGTATTCACTTTTGAAAAAGAAGATACATTAAACCTGTTTCACACCGCTATCCGATATGGTGATGCAAATACATTCAAGCGGCTTATTGACAATGGGTTTGACGCTCTTCTTGTTATGGAGAATGGAGAAAATCTGCTATGGAAAACAAAATTCAGTCCTTTTTATTGCAGAGTTAACCAAAAACAAACAACATCCGACAGCTCAGGTATGAGATCCATTATTACCGATCTTTGTGACATGGGAATTAATATAAACGCACAGAATAATGAAGGCAAAACCGCCCTTCACCAGGCCTGCTATAACCGCGATTATGAAATGATTAAAACCTTAGTAGAGAACGGAGCACGCACAGATATTCAGGACAATCAAGGGATGACCCCATTGACAAAGGCAACAAAAAGAGGGTTTCATGAACCGGTTCATTTACTTGCAACAAATGAATCAGTCGTTAATATTCAGGATTCTCTTGGAAATACAGCTATTCACTATGCAACCCAGAGATATTCAATAAGTTTAGATTTGATTGAGACATTACTTCAATTGGGTGCAGATTACAGAATCACCAACCATAATGGAAATACATTATTAACAAACCTCATAGAAAGCGCTCAGGAACCACTGCTTCGCTGGGTCATTGAGCAAACCGATCGTTTTCCTGAAGCAAAAGAACTGACAGAAGCGGCACTTGTAAACTCAGCACGTCGCTGCAGAACCGAATCAATCCAATTTCTGCTGGATAATAACATTTCAGTTCAAAGTCGTGATTCATCAGGACGGTCTGTACTTAATGCAGCCGCTGCAAATTGCTGGTCTGAAATTATATCATTGCTTCTCTCCGAAGGCGCGAGGGTCAATGAGGCAGATGCTCTCGGTGTCACTCCCCTGCTTTCATCTGTTTACCACAACAGAAACACAGAAGTTACCGAGCTTCTGCTTAATGCTGATGCTGATCCCAACAGAGCTGAAGATTTCTGGGGTCAAACACCTCTAATGATTGCATCATCTCACCGTCATTCAGAAGAAATTACAACAATGCTTCTTAGAAAAGGAGCGGATATGAATGCACGGGATTTCTATGGTTGGTCTCCTTTGGTTTATGCCATCCGCGCCGGAAATCACGGTGTATCTAAAATTCTTATCGAAAATGGGGCTGATGTTAATGCCACAGATCTCTATGGGTGGACTCCTCTTTTTCATGCTGTATCATCCCGATCTGATGAAATCATTGGTCTTCTCCTGAAATCTGGTGCTGAAGTCAACATTACAAACGACTCTGGTATTCCTATTCTGCACCATGCAGCTAAAACCGGAAACACCGATGCACTGAGATTATTGCTTGATAGAGGAGCTGATATTCTACTTACTGACAACAAAAACAGGACAATATTTGACTACGCAGAAGATATAAACGATGATATTTTCTTATTTCTTAACAGTAACTACCGGTGATATTCTATGTTAAAAAACAACCTGTTCAATTTACTTTCCATTTGCACTGCTTCTGTGATATTTACTTCAGGCTGTGTTTCAGTAAAAAGAGACTATTCTACAACACTTCCCGATACCCGTCTCAACTGTATGCATAGAATACTTCTCCATGCCGCAGAAGAAAATCATCATGAAATTGTTGCTGAACTACTGAAAAAAGGTGTTCCATCGATTCTCCCCGACCAAAGGCAACGCAGAAATCCCAATTCAGCGTTTATCTCAGCGGTGATGAATGGGAGTGTAGATGCTGTTGAAGAGTTACTTTCATTCGGCATTGACATAAGAGAATGGAAAGCCGTTAAATCCCTTGATATTGCAATGGAAAGTAATAATTCCACATTGTTTACACTACTTTTAGACAGTATCCCGGAGGAAATTTTTAAGGAACAGGGATCTGTTACATTAAAAAACGCTATAGTGAGAAGAGATATACAGTTTGTATCACTACTGCTGCAACACGCCAGGATGGAACAGATTAGAAAAGATGTTGAATATATCCTCTCTGCTATACGCCCCAGAAACATAAATTCATTTACCAATAAATCAGCTCCTAATCTTACCTCCATGGAGAATGATACAAAAATTGTAGAAATGCTTCTCAAGACGGGCTTTCCCGCAGAACCTGCTATACAGGACAGTTTAGATACGAGCAATAAGACCATTCCACCACTGATAATGGCATGTAAAGAAAAGAGATCTGGTATTGTAAAAGCATTACTTCGTGCCGGAGTTGATGTTAACAGAAGACATACATTGTCTTCGGGCTACAGCACAACAGCTCTGCTTGAAGCGGTTGGAAGCGGTTGTGAACAATGTGTCCGCAAACTAATTGAATCTGGGGCCGATATCCAAACCCCCAACCACAATGGCCTTACTCCACTAATATTGTCGAGCCAAAAAGGGTATTACACCATTACACAACTCCTTATATCTGCTGATGCAGAGCTGGAACACAAATACCGGGAAGAAAACAGGCCGGAAATGAGTGCCCTGATGTATGCAGCATTGAATGGAAATGAAAAATGTTTTAAACTGCTGATTGATGCAGGTGCAGATACTTACATTTCCCAAGCCGTAAAACCAAGCATTCTGTTTTTAGCTGCTTCAGGTAAAAACAAAGAAATTATTGATCTGATATTGGATATGGATGTAGACATTGCTGCAGAAATTGACAGGGATCAATCAGCAATAACTGTTGCAAGTTCCTCTGGACACTACTCATTAGTCAAAGCCTTGCTTGAACATGGTGCTGATCCCAACAGTAATCATCCCGAAGGTTGTTGCCCGCCTCTTATGGAGGCGTCCTTTAACGGGGACTACAAGAATGTGGAATTGCTGGTAGAATACGGAGCTGATATACATTTCAGATCTTCTTCTAAGAATAGGAGATGCCACACACCTCTGGAATGTGCTCTGTTAAGCGGAAATGCTGAAGTCGTTGAGAAGCTCCTTGATTATGGTTGCAGCCTGGACAGTGTTCAAAAAGTTTACGTTTCTAACTCTTACGAGATAAACCCTTTTATGATTGCCCGAGTTGACCCAACGGGTGAAATTGTCTCTGTGCTTGTAGAGGAGGCAAGAAAACAGAATGCGGAAAGCTGGAACGACAGTGTCCGGATTTTATTCCACTACGCTATTTCAAAAAACCTGAACCATTTCTTCGCACTTATCAACTCAGAAGTACCTTTAGATCTTATATACCATGATGGATACACTCTACTTCACGGAGCTGCCGGGGTTGCAAATGCCGCGCTTTGTGAATATCTCCTCCTTAACGGAGCGGATGTCAATGCTGAAAATGATTCAGGAATTACACCGCTTATGTGGCATCTGTTCAGCCCTGTCGGTAGTCTTTGTGTAACAACAATTCTAACCCTTTTGGAATATGGTGCAAAAATAGATTATGATCTCATCGAACACAGAGATGCATTAGAGATCGAAGAAGTACAATTAAAGACCCGTGGAGATGTAATAACATTTGTACAAACAATTTTACCTAATTTACAACTAATACATCAGGATTATTATTAAAATTGGGAGATTTCAGTACAAAAACACCAAGACGCACTAATATTGTTTATTAGGCTCAGTTTTTCCCGACTAAAAGAACAGGATGTAAGGAAATGACAAAATTCATTCTTTTGATTCTTTCTGTTGCAAGCCTTTGTGTTGCAGAAAAACAGTATTGTATCGAACCAAAAATCAATGTCGGCGACACTATACATGTTGCTTACACTATGTATACAACACAGAGAAACGTATCACAAAAGGTGGAGAACTCCATAAATTTTACTATTTATGTGAAAGAGCCACATAGTGAGGGCTACAGGATTTATTCCAAACTCGATTCAGTGGCTATGGATTTACCAACCATATTAGGAGGCACAAGAAGGATCAATACAGCCTGGGATCTTGACACTATGGATAATGACATTTACGACGAGAAATATCTTTTCACAGTATTTTTCAAGACATTAACACAGACCCCATTCACAATGCTCATGGATGAACAACTTAATATAATCAGTGTTGAAGAACAGGATAGCTTTAAAGAGCAATTTATCGAAAAATTAAAATCTAATCTTGAACTGAATTGCTCTGAAGGTAAAAAATTCGTATCAGATTTGGTTCACTCAGTTTTTGACAATGAAGAAATATTTGACCTTTTCAAAACACCTCAAAGCAGCAATTTCAAAGGAAAGGTCCGGTTAAACGAGGTATGGGAAAGTAGCGTTGAAGAAAAGATCGGTGATTTATCTTTAACCGTCACAGCACAAAACCGACTTATCGAGGCATCACTATCAACGGTTTTGATTGAGGTTAACGGTACAGTTGAACAAAAGGCATCTTCCGAATCATCAAGTTACGGGACTCGTATAAGCGGAACACAACATGGTCGATTTCGAATCGGTGTAAATCATGGATTTCCAATTGCAGCAGAAATATTCCAATATTTAGATGTCCAGGACGGATCTAACCGCCGATCCAATCTAAAAAACATCATTCAAGTCAACATCCAGAGAAGAAATAATAATAACACCTCAAGCACATTCAGAACAGATTGCCCTCTTTTGAAAAAAAGCTACAATTTCTTTGGCAACAGATTTCCTGTTATGGCGTTAGTTGACATAGACAGTCAGAGATACTCCATTTACGAAGCCTTTGCAGATATTAATAGAAACGCCTTTTCCCTTAATCCTCAAACTGCTCCGATTTTGAAAAAAAAGGGAATGAGTCTGATCATGCAGACCAGAGACAGTAGTAATTTTGCTCTTGAAAACAATATTAATCGATTCGTAATGCCCGAAACACAAAATTACTTGTTGTACAAATTTCAGAACTCTTCTGCTTTTAGGATCTGGAGCCATAAATTTTCTTCTCATGAATTATTAAGAATTGATGAACTCTATCACAGAATGATTAATCCTGTATTACTAAACCCCCGCTTTTACACAGTACATTATGCTGTTCCCAATCTTCGGGCAATCGGTATCCTCAATGATACTTCAATAAACGGGTTCGATACACCTGGCACTGGTAAATGGTTTGCATCAATGAATTCAGAACGTAATTTTAACAAATTTGAAAATGCGGGAATAAACCTTTCCTATCTGGAACTCATTTTCGATACAGGGGAAATCGGTGGTATTTATGAACCGGAACGGATGAGACGTGTGGAAATGTTTGTAGAAAAGATTAAAACACATCCCACTGTTAATCACGTTTTCTCTGGTGTCGACTTGCTGAGATGGGCTTCCGAAGCGTTATACGGATGCAGCCATGCTGCCGATTCAAAAACCTCTATCTCACAAGCTCTCATCAAACTCGCTCTTGCTACCATGGATAATACAAATGGGGATTATTATTATAACAATACCAGGTACTACTACCACACCTGGTATAATCAGTGGATCTCACCAGGTGCAAAAGCCATGCGTTTAGTTATTTATCTCAATACCTGTGAAGATGAGGAAATCGCTGCATTGATGAAGGAGTGCCGTTTGTTGTGGGAAAATAGGGCTTTTTGATTGGTATCTCTGTCAAATGCTTCACAAACATAAATATAACAGTCCAAAACGGACTGAAAGAAAAAAAAATTACCATTTTGAGTTCGTCTATTATTCTAATGTGTACGAAATGTAAATAAGGGTTATTCTTTTGAGTTAGCAAAACACATTTATTGTTTTTGCTGTGTGTTCACAAAAGCATACCCTTGTTTATATTCAAATATAAAGAAACCTCTGAAAGTAGCCTGATAAAGTACGCGAAATACATATAGTAAGGAGTTCTTGTAGTGAAAAAAAATCAGATAGTGATCAAAATAATTGCAGTTTGGCTAATAATTGTGCAGTCTTTGTATGCGTCACACCTTAAGCCCCAAGCGGTTTCCGGTGCTCTTGAGGCAGGAAATAAGGAAGTGGTCTACCGATCAGCCCTTCCCGATGAAGTGCTTTTTCAGGTAAGAGTTTCTGTTTCTCCTGATGATCATCTTACATATCTCTTTTTAGGTTCAGTAATTCCGATCGATTCGGCTGACACTGGTCATTATATGCGCATTTACGAATACATTCCGGGAAAGAAGGTACATATTGTTGATTCTATGCCTGTAATGCCATTCAATTCAATTTGGACTATGGAGGAAAACGGGGTTTATTTTGAACACATGTTACTCCGAAATTATGACAATCTACATCTCAGTGGTGATACGCTCTTTTATTACCAGGAAATAACTTATCCTGAGTATGATCACCAAACAGATGTGAAATTTACCTACGATAGAGAGTATTTCATGTATGTGATCGGCTCAGAGCAAAATCCCATTCAAACAGATGAGGTAAGGTTTCGCAAATCAAACAGAAGACTGAGTGTTCATTCGTTGGAGAACGTGGCAATTTCTCCCAACGGTAATTACACCTCCCGAAACAATATGTATAATATCTCATTTTTGCTTACATCAGATTATACCGAAGATGAAATAATGCAATCGTTTAAGACAAAAGAGGTGTTCGCACTACCAAAATTTACTACAGGTTATGACCTGATCACCTATTTCCCCGGATTCGAAGAAATGGAGCAGCCTTGTAATGATGAATATGCTCTGTTCGGCGGTATGGACTGGCACCCTGATGGAGATGTGCTTTTTTTTGATAACAGCGGAATCTGTTATGCATGTATCTGGATGTTTGATTTGAAGAGTAAAGAGGTAAAGAAACTGGTTGCCGACCATGAAGCGATACACCCTTTCTATTATGAAAAAAAAGGACAGCAGTATCTTGCGTATGTGCAGGAAAATGAAGTACGCAGATACAGCCTTGGGCCTATTAACAGTCAAAAATAAAAATGAGGAATTTTTTTGATGATACAAGGCCAAAATAAGTGAAATGGAATACGAGGCCGCTCTAAAACATCTCGAGTCTACCAAAATTCGAAATGCTGAATACTATTATTTGTTGTCATATATATACGATAGAGACTGGCATCTAAAAGTGTCTGCGAACTTATTCAAGTGAATGATGAATCTACCCTGTTTCAGTAGACACATATTACCCCTGAATATTTAATTTATTGGAAAAGGAGATTGTGTCTATGGGTAACTGCAGGTATGATGAAGAATTTAAGAGTGAAGCAGTTCGCATGGTGGTTGAAGACAAAAGAACTTACCATTCAGTTGAAAAAGCACTTGGTATTGGCAATGGTGTTTTGAAGGATTGGGTTGAAAAATACCGGAAACGGAACACTATCAATTCTTTTGAGAAAGGCGACCTCGAAGCCGAAAATCGTGAGTTAAAAAAAAGAGTTGAGCAGATCACAAGGGAACGCGACATATTAAAAAAAAGCAGTGGACATCTTCTCAAAGGACCAGAATCCATATACAAGTTCATAGCTGGATACCACACCGAATTTACAGTGCAGGAGATGTGCCGGATACTTAATGTCTCGCAGTGGTTTTTACAAGTGGTTTAACCGTAAGCCGTCTTTAAGGGAGTCAGAGAATATTATGCTGACTAAAAAAATCATGAAGTATATATAGAACACAAAAGGCGAATTGGCTGTTCGCACCGGAAAATTTCCTAAAATCACCGAAAAAAGATTTCCGATTACAGAATATAGCCAGTTAATAAGAGAATGCATTGGAGGATAAACCCAGGGGTACCCTGAGGGTTTACAAAAGCACCCCCGGCAGATTTTCCCCTCACCAGATTTCTGGACTTATTATGGGGTGTACCAAACCCCCAACCACCACCTAATAAGTCCTACTGCTTGTACTGTTTCAGTCTATTCTTGCATTATAGCTTACACCACTGTCATCATCTTCGTCAACAATACTGAGGGTGCCGAGATCGTTTTTGAGCAGATACATATATGCATCAATAGATTCGGTTGTTTGGATTGTGTATGTGGTCCCCCTGAGTGGCTGAAAATGAGTTCCAGTTCCTTGCATCGACTTCAAAGTAACTGCTGACGGAGTTTCTATTAGGCAGAACTGATCTTATTCAGCACTGCCTAGCAAGGTAAAACCTGATGCTATTGCCACTCCCTTGGAGGAAGAGTGCCACTGTACCTTTGGAAATGATCAATATACCGTTCAACATAATCACTATATTCAAAATCCTGGGTAAAGATCAGTGTCTGACCAACGATCTGGAATTGAAACGACATCCCAAAGTCAGTGAGGGTAGCGGTGTTTCCGGAGATTGTATAACCAGAAATTTGAGGGGAATGTCCGCGTTCATGAATAATAACTGTATTGCTTGTTACTTCTATAGCAAACCACGATTCTGCCAAAGTGTATGTTTCGGAATATTCCCAAACAACTACCCCATCCTCTAACTCTATATCCTCTTCTTTAATCAGTACCCAACTTCCTATTAACCCGCTTACAGTGCCATCTCCGTCACTCCCAGTTACAGTCAGCACCGCCTCATTGCTTTGGTCCTCTCCCACGGAGTTAAAAACAACACATCTGAATACAGAGTTATTCAAAGACTGATGCACAGTATTAATAGTATAGGTACTTTCTGTTGCATTCGGAATAGGAATTTCATTTCTATACCATTGGTAGTTAAGGAAATCCCCGTTTGCTGCAACTGCAAACGTAACCGGCTGTCCCTGCTGGACAGTACTGTCTGAAGGGTGTGAGGTTATTTGCGGTGCAGATATCACAACAGTTGTAATTGTCAAAACCGCCGGTTCACTTGTGACTGTACCATCTGAACCAGATACTATACAGGTAAACACGGCTCCATTATCTTCGGCTGTAATTTCAGTTAAGATGTAACTACTCTCAGTCGCTCCTTCAATAAGCACTCCATCTCTGTACCACTGGTAACTTAAACCATTACCTGTAGCTGAAACCGTGAAAGTGGCACTTTGATTCTGACTTATATTCACTATAGCATCAGCAGGCTGAGCAGATATCGAAGGACCTGTTGGATTAGACCCAAAGGGATTGGAATCATCACTACAGGATATAAGAAACATAGCCATCAAACAAATTTGCAACACTGTAACTGAATGTTTTAACATATTAAATCCCGCATGAATAATTAATATTTGTTGATCATAAGCACAGGTGTGAGTAGTTAACAAAATAGTAGGAGTTCAGACATATTATAAGTAAAATAGTAAATTTACAATCACACTTACACATTTTGCTCACAAAGGTACTATTTCCCAAACAAGATCAGGTGTTATCATAATAATCACAGTCTTCGAGAGCAGGAAGAAAGACCTGAAAAACAGACAACCGACGACTAAAATAGTTCGCGATTGAGAAATGATAGAAGTGAAGGCCACCCCGAAAAAGAGCGGCGGTTCACCGCAACCTCACCGGACACGCGACCGGGGTACTTTAAGGATATACCCGCACGTATTTTTTTTCTTGGAAATTGAATTTACAGATCACATGCAAAAGCGCACAGGGTAGGAAATCCTGTGCTTTTGGAGACGTAAACCCGTTGGGTTAAGGAAGGGGAAAATTGTGATAAGGAATTTTCTGGCAGGGAAAGCATTTCCTTGTCCCTTTACTCCCCCACGCTCCAGAAAACATATTTACTGAAAGCAGCATTTCCCTTTCCCTATTATAAATTTACAAACATCACGATTCTCAAAAACACTCTCAATTCCCAGGTAATTTTCTCCTGTCTACAATTCTCTCAGAAGTTTTACAGTCCCAAAACAACCGGACATTACTCAAACTCGTACCGGTCTGTTTAACAGGGTAGCAGTTTTTCTGATCATCACCGTTTTTCAGAAAAAACCTACCTGCATTATTAATCCTTTTTTATGGAGGTTGTTTTATGCCTGTTATGGAGTTGCACGAAGATGTACAGGATGTTGTTGAAGTAAGTGAAGAGGAAATTCTCGATATGCCGGAAACAGAGGGTTCTATCGAACAGAAAGTGGCTGCAATCAGGGGCAGG is drawn from Chitinispirillum alkaliphilum and contains these coding sequences:
- a CDS encoding Ankyrin, producing MEFHTSTTESEQHVIGLRRDTGYRLYSLLSWAASLGDTSLCALILEQGAKLNVFECERNAPLRVAAAAGHEDCAIFLIKKGAPIDAVDFSGKNILHYAAQTGSMELLRTSLQAGVDPNFRTKNGRTALMLAALNGHLEILDTLIYYGADPNLIDNFGANSLLLALLNDNADCMSYLSQLGLSFPSHISGDQILWFISHTGTLGQFKRLIELDAKGELEFTRTMNRDGGAVFRALHNPDPEIVKYLLENNFEFDFEWIESISLRRTVGDLINSGNFGNLKLLFEHGFNPSTIDHQSKSLLYTAVKSNKYDIARLILEYGVNPNRIEGVAQLFSTPQTTSLIQAVTNNNLEMVTLLCEYGADVNLVPEHGESALHIAAREGYSGVMRVLIEHGADLFSSHDFWNNTPFTYALRSGNQETVLLLENAGALDTARIDLERELANAAGNSNTDIIDYLLQKGVDPHTSAFSEDILLVRAVSAGHIDVLHQFLELGLNPNNPSFDDPILYKIPYDSTDILSLLVKYGADIHNTRRGTTILEYATFGQSYEFIKYLLDTGEWDCSVLEKALINCLKRGRYDVVERLKKTGVEISRNWDRNELIEIFDIALTEGNTNLVKKMWRRMKIRPDYALEASVKHGHYQITQFLIRRGADVNSYGKKHLQIPPFLQAVENDDIETARLLINSGARVDTVHNGYNALYRAVSNGNKEIVKLLLAYGVCKYSSDNEGTHLKEALKQRDDREIFDILGFDYEIIMSETEQYVNNDPTLRPEELLCDDLSGYYNLYNILKKKTLDAYGADLNTICYGSSVYDIIMNSGYYEAIKLILKDGADPNIINLRSRNRGTPLLTAIQNNNKLIAFLLLEYGADPNIANRHGETPLMFAVQNGFVDLAATLIEAGADVFAVSTPRDNREEINVASVAENKIQFLPILNNSGLQDISLNQFYNAVVSGKLRSITEHVPLFKERNNPEYKNSQALWWASSPVVVKKLLELGYDPDIRNKEGITYFMYTVQKGRFKTAELLLRHGADINAFSHDTDRYSRLKGNALMQAVKSRKYTTVSWLLKNGADPNLENKEDDFHTALSYAVQRGNEQIASLLLEYGAKIPVETEKIHSLIQRAISNDVLSIVQAIFEDELLHSTAFKKRSSSDSPDARNQMNIFSRPSRCYYTEHLTNAVSQIRPRHVFLIIEHGADSLHSNISAMPLRKALEKHRHSRDKDSINQIISRLLIEGIFSTDAIEDIENALVWAVNENFPEAVQAVLKRMENTEHFKQTISSMLKVSIATGNVKLTNQMLDYVFTEVFTFEKEDTLNLFHTAIRYGDANTFKRLIDNGFDALLVMENGENLLWKTKFSPFYCRVNQKQTTSDSSGMRSIITDLCDMGININAQNNEGKTALHQACYNRDYEMIKTLVENGARTDIQDNQGMTPLTKATKRGFHEPVHLLATNESVVNIQDSLGNTAIHYATQRYSISLDLIETLLQLGADYRITNHNGNTLLTNLIESAQEPLLRWVIEQTDRFPEAKELTEAALVNSARRCRTESIQFLLDNNISVQSRDSSGRSVLNAAAANCWSEIISLLLSEGARVNEADALGVTPLLSSVYHNRNTEVTELLLNADADPNRAEDFWGQTPLMIASSHRHSEEITTMLLRKGADMNARDFYGWSPLVYAIRAGNHGVSKILIENGADVNATDLYGWTPLFHAVSSRSDEIIGLLLKSGAEVNITNDSGIPILHHAAKTGNTDALRLLLDRGADILLTDNKNRTIFDYAEDINDDIFLFLNSNYR
- a CDS encoding transposase, giving the protein MGNCRYDEEFKSEAVRMVVEDKRTYHSVEKALGIGNGVLKDWVEKYRKRNTINSFEKGDLEAENRELKKRVEQITRERDILKKSSGHLLKGPESIYKFIAGYHTEFTVQEMCRILNVSQWFLQVV
- a CDS encoding immunoglobulin I-set domain-containing protein translates to MLKHSVTVLQICLMAMFLISCSDDSNPFGSNPTGPSISAQPADAIVNISQNQSATFTVSATGNGLSYQWYRDGVLIEGATESSYILTEITAEDNGAVFTCIVSGSDGTVTSEPAVLTITTVVISAPQITSHPSDSTVQQGQPVTFAVAANGDFLNYQWYRNEIPIPNATESTYTINTVHQSLNNSVFRCVVFNSVGEDQSNEAVLTVTGSDGDGTVSGLIGSWVLIKEEDIELEDGVVVWEYSETYTLAESWFAIEVTSNTVIIHERGHSPQISGYTISGNTATLTDFGMSFQFQIVGQTLIFTQDFEYSDYVERYIDHFQRYSGTLPPREWQ